The Blautia pseudococcoides genome segment GGCCTCGTCCTTCCAGTCCGTCAGGTTCGTCTTTCCTAAGAACTCCAGAAGCTGGTTGATCATACCTTTGTCATACAGGAAGATCAGGTTGAACAGAAGTCCTAATGCGGTTGCGGAGATAACAATGGGGAAGAAGTAAACGATTCGGAAGAACTTTGCTCCCCTTTTGATGTTATCTACCAAAAGTGCGATGACAATTGCGATCCCCACCTGCCCTACGATGGTTACAATGATCATGATCAGGGTGTTTTTCAGGGCAATTCTCATGTTCGGGTCTGTAAACAGACGTGTGTAGTTCTTGTAAACCGGGTCATTGAACCCTTTGGCCGGAGTTGCCAGTCCTTTGATTTTCATGAAACTGTTGAAGATGTTCTGGATAAATGGGTAATACAGATACAGGATCAGAAACAGGAATGCAGGCAGCAGGAAAAAAATGGCCGGCTTCTTATTCTTATAAATATTTGATGTGTTATTCATAGATTTCGCCTCCCAGACTTTCAAGCGAACACCTGCGTCCATTTGAAAGTTACTTCACTTGCTTTTCTTTAAGAAGGACCGGA includes the following:
- a CDS encoding carbohydrate ABC transporter permease gives rise to the protein MNNTSNIYKNKKPAIFFLLPAFLFLILYLYYPFIQNIFNSFMKIKGLATPAKGFNDPVYKNYTRLFTDPNMRIALKNTLIMIIVTIVGQVGIAIVIALLVDNIKRGAKFFRIVYFFPIVISATALGLLFNLIFLYDKGMINQLLEFLGKTNLTDWKDEAHAIMTMMIPVTWQYVGFYFIILLTGLNNISDELYESAAIDGATRFQRVRFISVPLLHNVICTCCVLAVTGALKVFDLPWMMFPNGMPYGKTWLTGTYMYYYAFVASDADYSSTIAIVIVVLGIILSKVVNVIFKEKDY